Within Pecten maximus chromosome 15, xPecMax1.1, whole genome shotgun sequence, the genomic segment TTTCAAGTTATTCAGTCcctttttttattaaaaataaaaaaaaacatctgaaaACAATTACTTGAATAAAAGTTGATACCTGTTAAGATACTTGTTCAGATGATTATTCAATGACATAATGTTAATCTAATTTAACAAAAGGAAAACCTGCAGAAGCTAACTTTATCTATGAAATATAGGTGTCTCAAGATACAGAAAACGtacttaaaatattaaaatatagcATTGGATGATATCAGATCAATTATATAGTGTACAAGATGTAGAGAATCACTGGTATACATTAGGCAGTGTACATGGTGtactgtatcacaggtataattTATACAGTGACTGAGTGTAtatggtatactgtattacaggtataagttatacagtttttatggtgtactgtatcacaggtataagttatacagtgtatatgattATACTGTATCACATGCAGGTATATTTAAGTGAAATGATATTGTAATACCTACAGCTCTGTGATCTACATGCAGCTTCCTGTACTCAGGAGAAACATCAAATCATTCCAAATGACTGACTTCACAGCAGACAGTGTATCCATAACTGAAATGTGGAAAattcaacatacaatgtatatgaaaatttactctatggAAAGTTCGTGAACACAATCCTTAAATTTGTTATAAAGTATGTTAGAAGTTTGTTATAAAGTATGTTAGAAGTTTGTGACAGACAGTTGTTGAGAGGAAAAGAGAGAGGCAAATTGATGAATAATGTGTGGTAAAATTATAGAAGGATCAGTGGTCAATCACCACAGGCGAAGAGGCTTAAAATTGGTTCATAAATTATTGATCGATTTGGCCCAAATGTGTGTTTGAACTCAATTTCTAACAACTTCAATAAATGTATAAGCATTCATATATGCTTTAGAATATGAAAAAAACTCGATAGAGTTTTACAGAAtgaattcatacatatacaatttgtacTGTTTAGGGTGCCAGCTTAATTCTAAAAAGCATACACGTACAGtgatacatataatgtataatgatttttaaaagttattgtTAGCATTTTGTTACATATTGATCTTTTCAGGGGATCTGATGACAGGTGTTAAATACTACACTTCTATACTACTTCTTGTCAGACATGGCCTGTTGCTACTACTTATTAAACTTAATTTCTACAGGTGTCCTAATTGAAATTCATACCGTTACTGTTTCAGATGGATCAAGAATAATGTTTGTGTAAGACCATATAATAATTTCCAGGCACGTAGCTGAGGACGGATTTGATTAGCAAGCACCGCGAGTAAAATCAGTAAAACCACATACAAGAATTAATATCAGGAAACATTCTTTCCATGTTAGAGTTATTGGTGATTGAAACAGTCTATCGTCAGCAGTGATCATTCATCAACTCACCAACTCATTTAAGAGCAACCTCAACAGGCACTGGaacaacattgatatcaaaTCCAGCCCGTCTTGCTACTAGATTTAAGATCtgaaaaaatgtatgaaattaaTAAAGTGCATAGTCCTGTCAGAGGGACACGCATATAGAaactgtgtgtgtgtgtgtgtgtgtgtgtgtgtgtgtgtgtgtgtgtgtgtgtgtgtgttactgtatatactgaCTTGCAGGATTGAAAATCAGTCCATCACCAAATAAATAACACCAATGTTAAGATAAGATATCTAAACAGGTGGTCAATGAGCAAATATGCTTGCTTAGTAGAAGACCCGACTATAGTAATTGCTAAATCGTTTAACTTGAAACAAGAAGTGACCGCAAGCAAAGCGAATATAAACGGGCGGTGAACAGAGGAACTTTGGTCTGTAACACCGAAGTCGGACTATTTCAATCTCGGACCATTATGTACTCTACCTAGATcgatatttttttaatgcatTGGGCCGTGTTCGCATTATTACAACttctgtatatacaatataatgtagtTCAGTAAACATCCGACGTAACATTGCTAACAAGCCTAAAACATGCAGAAATTTTATTTCCATGTAAAAAGCTAGcttaataaattaaaaaatgtacGCAGTATTTTTCTTACCACATGATTGGCGATTATTTGCTATAGCGTCGAAAAATGGTTAAAATCGGATGGAAACATGTGGTTTTTTTTGCATCTGAAACACCCGATGTCGTCTGCTGCTGGCGGGCGTGTTCGATTGTGCTACTAACGCTGTATAAAAAAATGCGTTTTAACTACCTCTGCATTCGTAAAACACTTTGAAAATTGCATCAAATATAGATATTAAGAAAACAAAGGATGCTATTTATATCTTTTTGATTTAAGAATGCAGagatatcaaattttataaataatgtcACGAAAGTAACACATTTTTCGCAACTTCCGGGATCTTTAGGACACGTGACTTGCCGATGACGTCATTCTGATCAGCAGAATAAATTTTAAAGTAGCGCAGACGTCTTCCCAAATACTCCACATTCATATGTCATAAAGCAATTCTCTATCTAGtattaaaagtttatttatgtcattttttcgATGCAGAAATAGACCCTTACCACTCCAGGTCctttggagtgggacgactggttcgcccgttgtcagtataatgtgactgagtggggtgtgctgctgggtgtcttcggcagtatgcttcagtgagatagcactataaatcggcaaaagttccggcctatcacaaaaagacttaacacgaacataccgcagccacccaaaacacatacgcgctcgccacacgcatgcatgtcgcacgcacgggaggccgtccttaaatgaccttagcagttaataggacgttaaacaaaataaaccaaacaaagtttataaaaatataaaggaAATTTGCTTACCTTGCCGCTTCAAAGCCGTATCCCCAAGTGTGAGGCTGTACACGGTGATAATGATCTCATTGAGATGGCTTATAGCTGTCGATAATATGTTAAACAATGCAAACAAGACTAAACCTGTTGTTGATGTTACATTCATAGGCATGCTGGTCAGCCATAGGCTATTTCTATACCCTTCGGTCGTAACTACAATACTTCTGGAATTTGTGATGGAGAATATTGTATATGACCATTTATTTAcgtaaatatttaatatagtCATTAAAGGTAGTTCAGGCATAACGACGTCTAGAAGTGCCGCTTGGTATATAAACTAAAGCACTGACAATATGGAAATTTAGCCGTTGTGATATTCTATTCCTCGGTTTTATTTGATAACTCAACAGCACCAATCACCTTGTAATGCGAAGACATGAAGACTGGGATATCGGTATACGTGTTTTTAGTAGGCTTTGCCTTATTACCAATATTTGTGGTATCATTTTCCTACAATGACACTAATGAAGTTCACAAATATCTGTTTAACCATAAAGGCTACAATAAGAAAATAAGACCAGTGGAAAATCAGGATGAGCCAGTGTTTCGTGTTTGTCGATCTCTTCCTTTTAGGAATTACAAGCTTGAACGAAGTGCAGGAAAAATTGACCACAACCGCGTATCTTTCAATATCTTGGTATGATGCCTTCTTGGAATGGGATCCTAACATGTTTAATGGTGTAGACAAATTTCAAGTACCACAGTCCGACATATGGATACCGGACATCGCCCTTCAGAATGGTTTCACGCAACTGAAGCAGTTGGGTAGCGACTTTATTTTGGcattaggtgggtgatgacgGTTATGTCGGATGGTTTCCATTCGAAGTATTTGAAACAAAATGTGCAGTTGATATAAAATACTTTCCTTTCGACAAACAAATATGCGACATCATATTTAGAATGTGGACTAGTGACTTCGATGAAGTTCAGGTTATATTGAAATCTGATGCCATATTGATGGACGAATATCATGAAAATGGACAATGGGATGTGTTGAGTACATCTGCCACGGCCTTCCTGTCTGCGGATTATGAATCTGTTATCTCATTTTCGATTACGATTAAGAGAAACCCCGATTACACCATGATAAACATAGTATTGCCGATAATGATGCTGTCGattctgtctgtctgtacgtTCATCATTCCGATAGAGAGCGGGGAAAAGATGGGGTATTCCGTTACTGTGTATCTTGCATTTGCGGTCTTCCTTACAATCGTCAGCTCATTCCTTCCGGAAACCGCGACAATGTCGTTACTGTCAACATACCTTCTGCTACTTTTAAGCATCGGAACGACTATTGTTATAATAACGGCCTTAGAACTACGTCTACATCACCGTGACAATTCCCGTGAAATGCCGGGATGTGCAAAGTGTGTCGTGAGATTCTTCAGGAAGTCCCAATACCGCAAATCTAGAAAGATCCAAACGTGTAATGATATGGAAATAGTTACGCTCAATAGAATCGGGTCCCAGCAGGAAATTGCGTCTCCCGTACCGGAACTCGAAAGTTCGATTGGTAACATCACGTGGGCCGATGTGACGTCAACGATTGATCTTGTATGTTTCTGAGTGTTCCTTTTTGTGGTTTCTTTGTCTACGATCCTTGTATTAGTTATCGGATATAAACAGTGAATAAAGTGTtcagtaacatgtacacgaGTGAAATGCACAGTATAtaaagtcatatatagaaagaTATCTCTACTGAACGGGAAAGCATTGATTTCTCGGTGAAGTTCTTCACGGAAAAAAAATCTGGTACAAATGTGTTATTTCCATGTCAACATTATATTGCTTATGTAGTAATATACACAAGAACAGTCATCAAAAACTTCGATAAATTGTAGTAATAGGACACAATAACGATAACGTAACATCAGCAGC encodes:
- the LOC117343970 gene encoding LOW QUALITY PROTEIN: neuronal acetylcholine receptor subunit beta-2-like (The sequence of the model RefSeq protein was modified relative to this genomic sequence to represent the inferred CDS: deleted 1 base in 1 codon; substituted 1 base at 1 genomic stop codon), translated to MSQCFVFVDLFLLGITSLNEVQEKLTTTAYLSISWYDAFLEWDPNMFNGVDKFQVPQSDIWIPDIALQNGFTQLKQLGSDFFWHXVGDDGYVGWFPFEVFETKCAVDIKYFPFDKQICDIIFRMWTSDFDEVQVILKSDAILMDEYHENGQWDVLSTSATAFLSADYESVISFSITIKRNPDYTMINIVLPIMMLSILSVCTFIIPIESGEKMGYSVTVYLAFAVFLTIVSSFLPETATMSLLSTYLLLLLSIGTTIVIITALELRLHHRDNSREMPGCAKCVVRFFRKSQYRKSRKIQTCNDMEIVTLNRIGSQQEIASPVPELESSIGNITWADVTSTIDLVCF